DNA sequence from the Bombus pyrosoma isolate SC7728 linkage group LG12, ASM1482585v1, whole genome shotgun sequence genome:
CTGTTTATACTGGAATAAAgcagatattttacataaaatcatgAATGATTTTCGAACAATGCAAGAAACACCTGTTCAGTAATCTGTTCCGttatttataactataaaataagaagtataatataatgtcagcatatatattatacatatttttataaatacatcctaatcttatcttttatttcttcttgtttcatagaaatggaaatggaaacCTCTAAATTAAACTTGGattaaaagtacaaataaatattacctatgaaattgttaagaagtaatttattagtatgtagtttataatatcaaatataatgtAAGCACTGAACTATTGAAATAGAGAGTGATTGGCAtagttacaaaaataaaatacatatatctatatataatttgcatGATACTAAAATAAGTATTTCATCAGAATTGATGAAAGCAGACCAAAGTAGTGTGTGCATTCTATTTAGTCAAAccatacttttaaaatattaagatatcaaaataataaaaaaagtcaaagaatactaataataactaaataaaagCAGATTCATAAGTACTTAGATAAGACAAATTTTgtttagtataaataaaattaggaaattataaatatataatattaaatatataatattttctttagtaacaattaaaatagattttataattaagagaaatatgTGAGTGAAGTTACATACAGTGTTCATTAAgtacatttgtaataaaagaCTGTACTCAGTTTACTGTCAATCAGTTTGAAAGTGACCATGGCAGTGACTGGACTAAGAACAATtacttgtttcattttttattttatagtagTGATAAATACCCGTAAGTGTTATACGCAATCACGTaagtgttttttaaatatttaaaataaatagatatatgtccaaaaaattttgtttaattgatCAATGTGATGAACTTCattgatttataaattgttgttATAATAACATACAAAATCTTTAAAGAAGTTCTATTTAAATGTAtcttttacttatattttgGTAGTTTATATATACTACTATAATTTAAGACtggtttttaaatttattactctatctaaaatataaagaatcatTCTTTTGATgagttaacaattttttaatacaatatttattttaaattacataaataaacggggaaaaataacgatatgCTTAATGgtccattatattttttctgctTTCAATAGACTTCGTTAAAGTTAATTGACTgcaattaatagaaattaaatgatatatatcaCACAGTAAGGTtacttgaataatattttactatgaaaaccgaattaaactttttatcgtatttatctacaatgtattataattatactgtATTTTGTAGAATATACGGATGATTCCGATTACAAAGATTtagaattttacgaaaatatgcCAGCCAATTACATTGGAAACTTTGACAAAGATCATCTGGATATGGTTCAGGATGACTTTTACATTTTGAGCAATTTCGAGGAcgcaaatatacaaaataacgttTACCCCCACAAAAATGATCTTCAGATTCCGTTTGAAAATAGTGACGATTCTCTCAAGAAAAGATCATCAGTCGCACAATTGGAGTGGTATAAACCTGAGAAAGTGTATCGATACACGAAACATCGAATTCCTGGATATGACTATGAAGAACTCGATTATATGATCActaaaaattttcaacaatgtGATGAAAGATCCGTTTGGACCCATTGCCTTTGTCAATTTACTTGTACCGAACCAGATATGGTAGATTGTTACACGCCATGTAAAAGTGGATGCGAATGTAAGGAAGAATACGTATTTGACGAAAGAACGCAACAATGTCTATTACCAGAACAGTGTCTTCCAAAGgaagacaatttttatatcacatAATTTGTgttaaaatacagaaaaagtGCAATGCTTTGCTGTACCTTCAATACACTTTATGTGACACGATGGAATACTGAATATATACTAATTTGAATAAAGTGATGGAAAGGTTTGTAAAATCAaacataaattgttttttaaacataCCTTACTGTCCATTAGTTTTGCTATTCTCGTAATGTGTGGTACAAAATCAgaagataaattattgttttccaTGGATCCTACCGCTGAATCCCCTACAAATGCCCATCTATACCTgtacaaaatttccaattttatgtaatttcctttataagaattattcttataaatattgtttatactTTTAACTTACATTTGAAATTGAGGAAGCCTGTGTGCAGGTAAAAGCAGCGCTAAATCTAATAATTTAGCAGCTGCAAGTTGCAATTGTAACCAATGGGGATGGCCATGTGCTTGAAGTCCATTACTAGCATTCACAGCCCAAGATGAATCCAAAGCTGAGAGTAGTTTTATATGTGaactgtataaaaattgaaaatataatatctttagaaaagattaatttaattaataaactttcaattaattttctttactgGTTCTAGCATATTGCAATCAGAAGcagaaaaacaaaacaaacacATTTCCCATTAATTATCAACTATCTCCCAATACTACGAAATGTTTCTTGAAGAACtgtaatattatcttttaacgattttatgaaaatattacactTCTTCCAATAGGGacgaaatatctaaaatatagatatgtttagaaattacatttcgttTCGTATACGTTAATATGCAAGAAGCATTCAAAATTACCTGCCATGACGACTGATGTCCCAACACCAATCAATTTACGGAGGCATCATAAATTCCACCAAATCACGGATACCGAAACAGAGTCAAAAACAATATGACATTAGAGGTATTATTAATGTTAGTAAGGAATAGAACCAAACAGTTTAAGTAGGacatagtattatattatgctTAGCGCAAGATTATCAGACTACATAAAATTCTCaggatttaaatttaatttaaaaagaaattgaatacgATTTTAAcatcaaataaataacaattgataatatatatatttatatatatcttaaatgtattaataaaatgaattccaaataaaatattatatatacatatttttcctccttttgATAATTCTTGAACAAAATCCATTGAAGTATCATGCACTGAAAGCACCAAAGTCCCAAAAGCAAAATAACTCccataattaaaaacataaaatgttattttaccTGAATTCTTCACTATCTGTGTTCAGTTCTTGTTCAATGTATAGGAAAACTTGAACAAGTTCGCTAACTATTACCGGCCATAAGGAAGTTGCGTGTTGTGGAGACATTCTAAGAAGTAGCACCcggaaacaaagaaacacTTGTGCTTGAATAGATGGAATTACTTGTGGTAGTCGCAAACTGTCCGCAAGTCGTTCtggtaataaataacaataataaataataataataaagtcaatattatatgaaatttattaacgtttCAGAGGTAACTCACCTTGAATTTCAGGCATGTATTTGTGATATTGATCCATTTCGCTGCATAGTATCACATATGCTAACCTTTTTAAAAGCTGAGCTTTCTGCTCATATTCTTGCTCTTTCGAAGAGAATATACTGATACTGCTACTTTGAGCCATTGAAACGCGATCTATAAcgaagtaaatttatttaaaataaatgcattaataatctatttatttgtCATTCTGTTCAGAAAGATAACTACTCATTAAATCTCGGAACGTTGTATTGTCATGCGTCATTAAATTATCTATGATAGTCCTCCAATATGGTAAACATGCTGGTGTCATTTGGAAGAAAGCAGAATCTAGCAGAAGATCCAGCACATCTTTGCGCCATGCTTTCCTTGTATATTGGTAACCTGATAAGGAGCTCAGTAATTGAGAACAAGCCGTAAACGAGGCAATATTCTTTGTCCTAAAAGTTTAGTAATTAGTAGAACACAATATGTcctaaaatgatattaatcaaaatttagaTAGGATAGAATCTTACGAATGATTTTTAAGATATGgtgtaatattatacatgaGATTGGTTAACAGTGTCACTACACGTTCTTTTTCTTGGGAACCATAACTAACATCCAACAAGGGTGCTACTATTTCTGCTAATACTGCTTGAGCTTGGATACTATATGCTGCATTAGGTGGTGTGCCGGGTGTTACTgcaaaaaacatttttgttagTTTCTCTGTCAAGTCAGGATTAGAATGCTGAGGCATATTGCTCTAATATGGAAAAAGtaacaaacaaacaataaGGACTACAGTTactaatataaaatggaaaataaaatttttctaaaagaaaagcATATTACGCACCAGCACCACTTTTGCCTTCTTTACCTTCCGATGATCCTTCAGCAACTTCAAATGCGTCTTCCCTTACTGCTAAATTTCTTCTTAACCAGGTTGTTTGTTCTAAACATGCTCCAGCTATTTGCGAACATGACTCAACCAactaaaatattgttaaatcaAACATGtagagataaaaatttgttaattaaaagaaaatctgcAGAAAGTACCTTTGCAGACACATCTTGCAGATCTCTAATATCCTTCTTTTCTTGCATAGGGGGACATTTCTGTACATATTCATTTAAGATCgctaataatagaaattgagCAGGCGCCGTTAAAGATAGGCCGTCTTTGAGTAGACCAAGTAAAGATGCCCAAGATTCAATTAGAGATTGAGACGTATTACTTTGCATATAAACGTAGAGCAGTTCCAATACAGAAACTTCTAACGAAAAATCTTGCTTCACACCGTGAATCGGTGGTTGATTCTTTACAACTTGATGAACAGTCTGAACTAAAGTATCGATAGGCATCACACGGATTGCGCTTACTAAATCAACCATAACTTGTTGATTTGAACAAGCTTCTGGAAGCACCTaattaagtaaataaagagacatatgtatattatacatgttatatgatatgaaaagttatattatataagcCTAGTAATATAATTACCTTCTTAGAATTACCAGAAGGCTGCCGCCTCTCGTGCCAGGCAACAGCAATGGCGGCCAAAAAGTTTACACCATGATGGAAAGATATGGGAGACAAGAGTTCTAGAAGTTGATGCTTCACTATTCTTGGACTTCCTACTACGCAACTGGCTTGATCACTATATTTTGGTTTAAAAAAGATTcattagtataatatatacttttagacacttcaaataaaaagaaaaaaagaaacaaaaaaaagttAAGGATAAGACAAACTTGTCCTTGGTTGCTAACACTGCTTGCCAAAGAGTGGAGAGAGATGCAATTATTCTTGGCAGGTGACTTAAAGCAGTTCTACGAGCATGCTGCTGTAATTCACTAACtccatttttatcttttaatgtAGTAAGTTcctataaaacagaaatatgtatatgtatatatacacacacacatagatacatatattttttattataatatttttgaaaacgtatattctttataatctTACTGGAGAAAGTGGGCTCGGCATAAACACGTGAATAagattattgaatatttggCTTGGATTTGCTCCAGGTATTCCCGTCTGAATAGTGCCACTCAAAGGCTGATTAAATGAGAAGCCTATTTGTTGCGACGTATCCAATAAACAATAATGAAGTAAAAACGTTAAAGCTTCTAGATGTGTCACTGTATAATCCGCAGGAAGACAACACTCCAGTGTGcttatatcttgtaactttgTCGCCGTTGTTGTTTCTTCGTTGATATAATACGACGCTAAGTTTTCGATGTTGCAACATAATTGGTGGATAACTGACGTAACTATAGATGTTAACGAAGATCCCATGAAAGGAAGACTGGAAGTAACGAGAGTTGTCCAGTGTTGGTGTAAATGTCTCATGTGAtcctataaaaagaattagattttatagaaaaaataaatgaagaaaaccattgaaataatattttgtaaatgtgAGAGTATTGAAAGTTCATATTTACCAATTGTAAAGCACTCAATATGCTAGCAAGGAACATTGGTTGTTGTGGAATTGATGTACCAACTAAATACTTTAAGCTACTTCCCATAATGTTAGGAACAGTCTTTGTTGGAGTACTCGGTGTTGGTGTAGTTGGTGGGCATATTTCTTCACCTTTCTGATTACCACATTGATGTTCTAACATGATTAAAGCTAATAATAACCttcaattacaaaaaatatttattaatataacgcaaaacgtacgattctttgtatttttaaatatgtacctTAATAGTTGTATTTGAAAAGCCTCTGTATGATCGcttgctctgtatttgcattTACTTGTATCATTGTCTGTGACTGGATCGTTGAATGAAATGATTTCTtctgtaaatgtaaatacctCCTCATTTTCCTTATGagcatttttcatattcatcaCGCTAGATACAAGACAATGTAATGCAACTTTTTGTACTTTACATTTAGTAAGTAAATCGATTATATAACAACTAAAACCTTTCCCTGAATCACGAACGATAGGAATTAATTCAGAGAATATAAGTGTCAATAGTTCTGCACTTGCAAGTTGTacctaatgacaaaaaaattttaattaatacttataaaaatttaaaccaAATTTCATGAATACTATTACCTGCCGATTTCCTGAAATTTCTTCGTGCGTAAGTCTCATCTGTCCTAAATTAGGATAATAGCTTCTAGCAAAATAAAGGCACACACTAATTAAAACTTCTAAATACATGCTACTTCTATAAGCTGCTATGAATTCTGTATTTGCTATGTCTCCATGAAAATTCCTCCCAAATACACTTTTCCTGTGTCTAGCTAGTAAATTTAACAATGTTGTGTTTTTTGTCGCATTGGTTACGCCAGTCGTTGCAGCACAACATAGAAACATTCTAGTGTTCGTTAACAGCTCGTTGCGAAGTGTACGTAATGCGTAAAGCGTTCTAGTCGAATCATAGACCCCACAGTAAAGCAGCATATGTGAATGAAGATTGTGTACTCCGATTCCAAAATTGCGACCCGTTTTCGAGTTTTGATATGAGGTTTCGTCAGTctgtaaatatattgttgagCTGATACAAACGTGATATATAACTTAActctttaatataaaatgaagatGGACCACTTACACTTTTAGATGGTTCAACAACGTCGCAAATATGCATTACTTTATCAAGCACTTCATTTAAGATTTCTTCAACTATACTATTCCCACTAGAGttactaaaatattcttctgcAGTTGTACTAATATCCAAGTCTGCTTCTTCGTCATCCATCGTCCAACTAGGTACTTCGACGCTTGCTTCAAAACTTCCAACATCGTGAACATCATAATTCGTCGCAAATTCGTTTGTGCTATGATATTTGCCCTTAATGATAGTTCCTGCTACTTCCCTAGAACTACCTGGCATTATTATGGACTCTTTCTTctgttttgtttgtttattggTGATTTCAGGGCTGCTAGAATCGAAACTATTAGTAATGGAATCCAAAGATGAGCCAACCTCTCCATTCAGTTTCTTAAacccatttttttctttcgccttTAAGCTGGAATTTGCTGATTCATAGAAACTTTCGTCTAAGCTAGCGGTCGAACCTTTGtcgaaatctatttttttGAATCTTGTCGCATTCTTTAACAACTCTGTTGTTAAGTTTACCTTCTTCACACTAGGCAACAAATCGTCCTCTGTCAGAGAGTCATTAGAATTCTCATTGCAGTTAAGCGATAAAGGATTCACAAAAACAGAAATCTTTCTATTACCAGATATGCTAGGAGGTACTTCTAGTTCTTTCatatattgatttttttcGGTTACGTATTGATTACAATTATCACCGGCGGCCAATGTCGTTACGGCGAATATTCTTTTCACTTTCACAGGATTTATggcctttttcttctttttaccttTACGCCATTTCTTATCTTCATCTACGCTATCACTAACGTGGTATATCACATTTCCGTCTACTGAACTGATTGCGTAAATCTTTGCTGCACCTTCTGTGTCATCTTGTATCTCAGACTTTTCTTCTATGGGATCATTTTTCGTCAAAACAGTATTGCTATGCTGTATACTGACATGCAGCACGCTCATACGACAGGTAGATGGATCTAAGAGTATTATCAATAACGGGTCTACTATCCGTGAAACATCACCTCGCATTAAAGAGTGCAGAAGCCATGATTGAG
Encoded proteins:
- the LOC122573505 gene encoding protein dopey-1 homolog isoform X2, with the protein product MGSIALEEFELMKDSKYRVYVSAVDKALKSFEYTSEWADLISALGKLNKVLLSHMKFPVIPRRIKISKRLAQCMHPALPSGVHLKALETYDIIFKCMGTNRLSHELFIYSAGLFPLLGHAAMNVRPSLLTVYETHFVPLGERLRPGLSGFLSGVLLGLEDGSDHFDRTNSLLEKVCEGVGPEHFYACLWDCLASNSGIRLPAISFVLAHFNKKLPMEEQKYIMGTDTNIMVTALCAGVQDSSVLVQRSALDLLLVGFPVHNSQLTHEHMVSLVTAALVTILRRDMSLNRRLFAWLLGTEVSTSILKRRMETKVLENTENTPTYFDMYSKEMLIEAIKSLLKAVCEESPQDLKPYRILVSLLEKADIGPVILDDILFEVFRTFYNACGQSNRVPKTNEVVKSANLLFSTLEPSYVWIHCGHLFEKACQGRAKSKQETEDIAVRSVGCGMPNFLEVCVLTEFLLDTVSLDAFIDTPSEHLPGLFYEIISKLLYHIDLLSPMEISRSLRLCAKILTKVQPTVVSNHTEKNDLETKLDTTTSTTTTVNDNSLTAIPLEKSQSDSKLNKPDTTSGSFSEKSPSPRRRANSGGATKRSEKKSKKKSSKSTSKLSDSLPEPSTNVSVVVDAESKGLPRNKSMDDIKTEYIETNTINSPSKDQLTTLKQSSKSSPMGSTGSLGRGPSPAFQAQHSMLEKCLRQYETFYVKLVSNRVLTKEKTVQNMFDNLMIPCPRESFDERMRYLELLLNSRLNMEDSGFFSQDISVMEDTKQLDILHLYIDSISQAEWDDAMKMASSLFVELSTFPKYFLPGDGLLVEEEPKGNIILPDWLKVLVVCTCWLGKQPALQLTSIATLLDLVALLKAHNDIETYPKSGEGVTAVIMVPLLKQWHITYLMQYTNVFQVLAQSLWHHLGELPAHKYRMRCVELLHELHHALHNSCDAVEDVIGLALTSENIEKRIEAFNRFATLWHLGREIETNPRLRGCMKSFDRSLLKILDNLQLADNSPLKLHAQSWLLHSLMRGDVSRIVDPLLIILLDPSTCRMSVLHVSIQHSNTVLTKNDPIEEKSEIQDDTEGAAKIYAISSVDGNVIYHVSDSVDEDKKWRKGKKKKKAINPVKVKRIFAVTTLAAGDNCNQYVTEKNQYMKELEVPPSISGNRKISVFVNPLSLNCNENSNDSLTEDDLLPSVKKVNLTTELLKNATRFKKIDFDKGSTASLDESFYESANSSLKAKEKNGFKKLNGEVGSSLDSITNSFDSSSPEITNKQTKQKKESIIMPGSSREVAGTIIKGKYHSTNEFATNYDVHDVGSFEASVEVPSWTMDDEEADLDISTTAEEYFSNSSGNSIVEEILNEVLDKVMHICDVVEPSKSTDETSYQNSKTGRNFGIGVHNLHSHMLLYCGVYDSTRTLYALRTLRNELLTNTRMFLCCAATTGVTNATKNTTLLNLLARHRKSVFGRNFHGDIANTEFIAAYRSSMYLEVLISVCLYFARSYYPNLGQMRLTHEEISGNRQVQLASAELLTLIFSELIPIVRDSGKGFSCYIIDLLTKCKVQKVALHCLVSSVMNMKNAHKENEEVFTFTEEIISFNDPVTDNDTSKCKYRASDHTEAFQIQLLRLLLALIMLEHQCGNQKGEEICPPTTPTPSTPTKTVPNIMGSSLKYLVGTSIPQQPMFLASILSALQLDHMRHLHQHWTTLVTSSLPFMGSSLTSIVTSVIHQLCCNIENLASYYINEETTTATKLQDISTLECCLPADYTVTHLEALTFLLHYCLLDTSQQIGFSFNQPLSGTIQTGIPGANPSQIFNNLIHVFMPSPLSPELTTLKDKNGVSELQQHARRTALSHLPRIIASLSTLWQAVLATKDNDQASCVVGSPRIVKHQLLELLSPISFHHGVNFLAAIAVAWHERRQPSGNSKKVLPEACSNQQVMVDLVSAIRVMPIDTLVQTVHQVVKNQPPIHGVKQDFSLEVSVLELLYVYMQSNTSQSLIESWASLLGLLKDGLSLTAPAQFLLLAILNEYVQKCPPMQEKKDIRDLQDVSAKLVESCSQIAGACLEQTTWLRRNLAVREDAFEVAEGSSEGKEGKSGAVTPGTPPNAAYSIQAQAVLAEIVAPLLDVSYGSQEKERVVTLLTNLMYNITPYLKNHSTKNIASFTACSQLLSSLSGYQYTRKAWRKDVLDLLLDSAFFQMTPACLPYWRTIIDNLMTHDNTTFRDLMNRVSMAQSSSISIFSSKEQEYEQKAQLLKRLAYVILCSEMDQYHKYMPEIQERLADSLRLPQVIPSIQAQVFLCFRVLLLRMSPQHATSLWPVIVSELVQVFLYIEQELNTDSEEFSSHIKLLSALDSSWAVNASNGLQAHGHPHWLQLQLAAAKLLDLALLLPAHRLPQFQMYRWAFVGDSAVGSMENNNLSSDFVPHITRIAKLMDSKYKQEANTVKAVPGELLLTSNNIRSLQDLHYFFTTLSRRSSDTQAPLNVTQLEAVIEQDFLEKMPAAR
- the LOC122573505 gene encoding protein dopey-1 homolog isoform X4, which produces MGSIALEEFELMKDSKYRVYVSAVDKALKSFEYTSEWADLISALGKLNKVLLSHMKFPVIPRRIKISKRLAQCMHPALPSGVHLKALETYDIIFKCMGTNRLSHELFIYSAGLFPLLGHAAMNVRPSLLTVYETHFVPLGERLRPGLSGFLSGVLLGLEDGSDHFDRTNSLLEKVCEGVGPEHFYACLWDCLASNSGIRLPAISFVLAHFNKKLPMEEQKYIMGTDTNIMVTALCAGVQDSSVLVQRSALDLLLVGFPVHNSQLTHEHMVSLVTAALVTILRRDMSLNRRLFAWLLGTEVSTSILKRRMETKVLENTENTPTYFDMYSKEMLIEAIKSLLKAVCEESPQDLKPYRILVSLLEKADIGPVILDDILFEVFRTFYNACGQSNRVPKTNEVVKSANLLFSTLEPSYVWIHCGHLFEKACQGRAKSKQETEDIAVRSVGCGMPNFLEVCVLTEFLLDTVSLDAFIDTPSEHLPGLFYEIISKLLYHIDLLSPMEISRSLRLCAKILTKVQPTVVSNHTEKNDLETKLDTTTSTTTTVNDNSLTAIPLEKSQSDSKLNKPDTTSGSFSEKSPSPRRRANSGGATKRSEKKSKKKSSKSTSKLSDSLPEPSTNVSVVVDAESKGLPRNKSMDDIKTEYIETNTINSPSKDQLTTLKQSSKSSPMGSTGSLGRGPSPAFQAQHSMLEKCLRQYETFYVKLVSNRVLTKEKTVQNMFDNLMIPCPRESFDERMRYLELLLNSRLNMEDSGFFSQDISVMEDTKQLDILHLYIDSISQAEWDDAMKMASSLFVELSTFPKYFLPGDGLLVEEEPKGNIILPDWLKVLVVCTCWLGKQPALQLTSIATLLDLVALLKAHNDIETYPKSGEGVTAVIMVPLLKQWHITYLMQYTNVFQVLAQSLWHHLGELPAHKYRMRCVELLHELHHALHNSCDAVEDVIGLALTSENIEKRIEAFNRFATLWHLGREIETNPRLRGCMKSFDRSLLKILDNLQLADNSPLKLHAQSWLLHSLMRGDVSRIVDPLLIILLDPSTCRMSVLHVSIQHSNTVLTKNDPIEEKSEIQDDTEGAAKIYAISSVDGNVIYHVSDSVDEDKKWRKGKKKKKAINPVKVKRIFAVTTLAAGDNCNQYVTEKNQYMKELEVPPSISGNRKISVFVNPLSLNCNENSNDSLTEDDLLPSVKKVNLTTELLKNATRFKKIDFDKGSTASLDESFYESANSSLKAKEKNGFKKLNGEVGSSLDSITNSFDSSSPEITNKQTKQKKESIIMPGSSREVAGTIIKGKYHSTNEFATNYDVHDVGSFEASVEVPSWTMDDEEADLDISTTAEEYFSNSSGNSIVEEILNEVLDKVMHICDVVEPSKSTDETSYQNSKTGRNFGIGVHNLHSHMLLYCGVYDSTRTLYALRTLRNELLTNTRMFLCCAATTGVTNATKNTTLLNLLARHRKSVFGRNFHGDIANTEFIAAYRSSMYLEVLISVCLYFARSYYPNLGQMRLTHEEISGNRQVQLASAELLTLIFSELIPIVRDSGKGFSCYIIDLLTKCKVQKVALHCLVSSVMNMKNAHKENEEVFTFTEEIISFNDPVTDNDTSKCKYRASDHTEAFQIQLLRLLLALIMLEHQCGNQKGEEICPPTTPTPSTPTKTVPNIMGSSLKYLVGTSIPQQPMFLASILSALQLDHMRHLHQHWTTLVTSSLPFMGSSLTSIVTSVIHQLCCNIENLASYYINEETTTATKLQDISTLECCLPADYTVTHLEALTFLLHYCLLDTSQQIGFSFNQPLSGTIQTGIPGANPSQIFNNLIHVFMPSPLSPELTTLKDKNGVSELQQHARRTALSHLPRIIASLSTLWQAVLATKDNDQASCVVGSPRIVKHQLLELLSPISFHHGVNFLAAIAVAWHERRQPSGNSKKVLPEACSNQQVMVDLVSAIRVMPIDTLVQTVHQVVKNQPPIHGVKQDFSLEVSVLELLYVYMQSNTSQSLIESWASLLGLLKDGLSLTAPAQFLLLAILNEYVQKCPPMQEKKDIRDLQDVSAKLVESCSQIAGACLEQTTWLRRNLAVREDAFEVAEGSSEVTPGTPPNAAYSIQAQAVLAEIVAPLLDVSYGSQEKERVVTLLTNLMYNITPYLKNHSTKNIASFTACSQLLSSLSGYQYTRKAWRKDVLDLLLDSAFFQMTPACLPYWRTIIDNLMTHDNTTFRDLMNRVSMAQSSSISIFSSKEQEYEQKAQLLKRLAYVILCSEMDQYHKYMPEIQERLADSLRLPQVIPSIQAQVFLCFRVLLLRMSPQHATSLWPVIVSELVQVFLYIEQELNTDSEEFSRHGSSHIKLLSALDSSWAVNASNGLQAHGHPHWLQLQLAAAKLLDLALLLPAHRLPQFQMYRWAFVGDSAVGSMENNNLSSDFVPHITRIAKLMDSKYKQEANTVKAVPGELLLTSNNIRSLQDLHYFFTTLSRRSSDTQAPLNVTQLEAVIEQDFLEKMPAAR